The Campylobacter suis DNA window TAAAAAGTTGAAAAAATATTAAAAACAGTGTAGAAATATATAATATATAGTAATAAGATGAGCTTAGAGATAAAATGGGATGTAAGTAAATTTGGGGTTTACTTACATTAAATATATAAACAACTAAATTTGAGCTATAACTTCAATCTCTACAAGTCCATTTTTTGGTAAAGTTTTTACAGCAACTGTGCTTCTAGCAGGAAATTCTCCACTAAAATAGCTCGCATAAATTTCATTTACAGCCGCAAAATCATTAATATCAGCTAAAAATATCGTTGTTTTTACAATATTTTCAAAACCAATATCCGCCGCAGCTAGTATCGCACGAACATTCTCCATGCTTTGCTTTGCTTGTGTTGCGATGTCCTTTCCAGCAAACTCACCCGCTGGCGTTACACCAAGCTGACCTGACGCAAACAAAAAACCATTGGCGATGACTGCCTGCGAATATGGACCTATAGCCTGAGGGGCACTTCGTGTGTGTATGATTTTTTTCATATTTTCTCCTTATAAATTGTCTGAAATTTACTGTCTATTTTCTATACCGATTGGGAGTGGGATATAAAGCTCCATTTTAGCCTTGACTTTTTGAAGCTTATCTGAAACTTTTACCTGATCGCTTGGCACTCCAGTTTTTATCATCATTTGCTTTAGGCTATTTGCACGCTCATTTGCAAGCTTTTCAAGCGCACTTTCTGAAATTTCTCTCATCTTAATGAGCTCATCATACGCATTTTGTGGTACGCTCTTAAATTTACGCATCGAAAGCTCTTTGATGACTTGCATTTCACTTATATTTCGTGCATTTGCCTGCATCGCAATATCCCTATCTAACAAGCGTTTTTGAATGGCAAGCTTATCTATCGTCTCATCATAAGATGGATTTATCACGAAAATTATATCCTTTTTTGTCTCAGTTATCGTCTTAAATTGCTCTACTTTTTTTGCCTGTGATTCCATAAATTCGCCATCCCCCGCACTAAAATCAATAGTAGAAAGTTCCTGAGAATTTGCTATACCAAGCACATTTCCAAGCAGCCTAAACGGCGAGGTCACAACATCATTAAAAAGCTGGACGATAGCCTGCCAAACAATGCCCCCATAGCTAAACTCAGGATTATCCAGATCGCCACTAACTGGCAAATTTAAGTCGATAATGTTTCTAGAATCTTGCAAAATAGATATTGCAAGCTGCAGTGGCAAGCTCATCGCATCTGCAGACTCCACGCTCTCTCCAAGTTTTATCGTGTCGATTACGACATTATTTTTGCCATCCATTTTGCCATCTTTTATCAAGTAAGCAAGCGATAAACTTATAAGCCCACTATCTATCTTTCGCCCTACAAAAGTCGCACTATAAGGCGTTATCTCATTTAGTTCAACATCCTTAAATTTTAGCTTTATATCGCTAAATTTCTTTGGCTCAAACACATCAATTCGGCTCTGAATACTCGCACTTCCACCACTTCCGACCGTGCCTTGCATAGATATGTTTGTAACATCGCCACTACTTACTTTATCTATCTGAGCATTTAAATTTCTTATATCAAAAACAAATGGAAGCACCAAGCTATCATCGCTAAAGTCGATATTTGCATTATTTAGGCTAATATTTTTTATGCTAGTTTGAAATTCATCTTTACTTGATTTATTGGGCTTTTGCTCATTTTTTTGTTCAGACTTATTATCATTTTGCTTAGAGAGCCGAGAGAGATTTATACTCTTGTCTTTAAAGATATGCACCTTTGCAAAAGGCTCATTTATCGTAACATCAGTGATGTCTACGCCCTTTTTATTAAGCAATATCTTTTTTATCTCAAGCTCATTTACACCAGCCACCTTTGTACCGTTTGTATCATTTAAAATAAAATTTTTAAGCCCAAATTTTCCATTTATCTTGTAGCTCTTGTCAAGTTTTACGCTACTTTGAAAATTTGCCACACCTTGTGCTATGCTAGCATTTAAATATTTACTCAAAATGGCATTAAATTTTGTCAAATCCCCAGCCACAACTTTCGTTTGAAGCTCTGCATTTAAAGGCTCGATAGCCACTTTACCCTTTGCTTCCAAGGTAACATCGTCGCTAGTTTTTAGAGCTAAATTTACACCAAATGGCTTACTTAAATCACTTGAAAAGTTTGAAATTTTCGCACCTTTAAGCCCTATTTCATGCTTCATAGCCTCATCAGTAAAACTTTGCGTGATCTTTGAGCTAGCATTTAAAAACTCTATATTTTCTATATTTGCCACAAAATTTGTCTCATAGCTTTTATCTTTTTTGGCTATTTTTGGCGTATTTTTCTTGTTAGATTTTAGTATAGCAAGCTCGTTTATAGCTTTTGAGCCATCTTTACTTAGCTCATCATTATAAAAAAGTGAGTCAAATTTTACATCTTTTATGTCAAGTGCCGTTTGTAAAAGCTCAAAATTTAAGCCATTTACTGCTAATTTTTTAAATCCAGCAAAACTCTTTGACGAAGAGAATATATCGCTTTTACCTAGCATTAAGGAGTCAAGCTCTGCATTTTTTCCATCAAATTTTAATCCATTTGCACTTATATCATCAACCACAACAAACTTCTCATTTTTTGCATTTACTTGAATTGGTTTAGTTTTGATATTAGATAAATTTGTTGCTATGCTTGTTGTGTTTTGCTCATTTTTTAGACTCACATTTAGGTCTAAAAACTCTATATCTTGACTCGCTACATCAAAGTCAAAACCTTGAAATTTAGTCCCCTTAAAACCAAAATCATCACCACTAATATCCATATAACCAAACTCATCTTTTGCACTAAGATTAAGGTTGTTTAGATAAAAAATATCATTTTTTACGCTTATTTGGGGATTTTTAAAGATAGTGTTATTTAGACCAATTTTTGGCAAAGAAAGTATAAACTGCTTATCATCTAGTCCAAAACTAGCTGATACATTTTTTATCAAAAAAGTGTCGATATTTGCAAAATTTTGCTCATCTTTAAAAGAAAGACCTGAGCTATTTAAATCCAACAAATTAAGACGAAAAACATCGCTCATATCATACTTTAAGGCATTCAAAACAACTTCATTAATACTAGCAAAACTACTTGAATTATGCTCTATACCACTTATTTTTAACCCTGAAATTTCACCATCAAGGCTCAGGCTTTCATCTCTTAAGAGATTAAATAAAATATTATTGACCTCGCCACTTTTAAGCAAAATTTCATCTTTTGAAAAACCATCAAAAAGAGCTTGCCCTATATTTAGCTTAAGATCGTTTTTTCCACTAAAATTTCCCTTAAAATTTATATCCTCAAAAGCAAGATTATCAAGCTTTATTGTGCTATTTTGCTCATTTATGTTAAAATTTTTTGCGATGATTTTTGAGTCATCAAAACTTAAGCCAACACCCTCATCACCGATATTTATGCTATATTTTAGCGTGGTATCTATCGTACCTTTTGTGACATTGAAATCGAGATCGCTCATATAGCTTTGCCAAATTTTATCCATTTTTAAGCCGCCAAGCTTGATGTCGCCATAAATTTTTAATGGATTTAAGCTCACGCCGCCTCGCCAGTCAAACTCCTCAAGAACATTTGAATTTGTCTCTAGTATGTGCTTACCGATACTATACTCTTTAAGATTTATGTTTTTTATCTCGTAGTTTAGGTCATTTAGTTTCACCTCAAATGGACGCTTTAGGCTCGCATCAGCATAGCGGACATCGCCATTTATGATCTTAAATTTATTTAAAGTAAGGTTAAAAAAGCTCTCTTTATTATCGTTTTCATCGCTATTTTTGCTATCGCTACTAACAACTAGTGAATCAAAGTTAAATGTAAAATTTGCCTCTCTTTGGATATTTGTATATGGCTCAAAAAGTCTAATAACTTCTATGTTTATATTTTTTGAAAAAATTTCAGAAAAATTCAGCTCAAAATCAAGTTGCTTTACGCTAAAAATATCAGCATAAGTTTTTAGACTCACATCAGTAGCATTTAGTTCAAATTTATAAGGGTGAAATTTTGCCTCTTTTACGATTAGTGTTGCATTTTTATCAGCCAAAAAACTTGGGATAACGCTTTTTAGAATCCATGGCACACCAAAAAAACCAAAAATTGTATAAAATGCTATCAAAAAAACAACTGTTAGAAAAAAGATACAAGACTTTTTGTATTTTTTATATAGATTTCTCAAGATTATACCTTATAAATTTTCTGCATTATAACAAAGCAAGGCAAATAAATAAAAAATTTTTATGTTATAATCGCATAAAAAAGGCTTTTTATGTTTCCTGTGCGGTATTTTAGGTTTGTTTTTGCTTTTATCATGGCACTTTTTATGTCCTTTATAATCTCTGGTGCTTTAAGCTTTTTAAACCTTGGACTTGTTGATGATTTTATAAAAATTTGGATTATAAACTGGGGCAAAGCCTTTGTTTTAGCCTATCCTTGCGTGCTTATCATCTCGCCGCTAGCCACAAAGATGACAAAAGCCATTTGCAAAGAGTGAAAATGAAGCTTATCTTAGCACCAAATGAGTTTTTAGATGATTATGTTTTGGGTTGCGAGTTTGCTAAAAATGCCAAAATTTCAGGCAATGCCTATTTGTTTTGGAAAGGCGTGATCTCGGCAAAATTTGAAAACTCACGCATAGTTTTTTTACATAAAAAAAGCATTTTACCAAAGTATCAGGATGTGATTTTAAAATGCTCTGATCTAAGCGGGCTAGTGCTTACCTCAGTGTTTTGCTCATTTACCACGCTTGCTAGCTCGCACCTTATAAAATCAAACGGATCAAAGCTATATCCGCTCTTTGAACTTAGCGAAATTTGCGGAGTGAAGTTTATAAATTTAAAGAAATTTTACGATGATTTTGGGCTTGATTATAGTCTAAGAATTTACATAGAAAAGTGTAAATTTTTCTCGCCCACTCCATTTGAAAAGCGTATAAAACTCACCGATACGCTTTGTTTGGGATACTACTAGGCACTTTTGGGATTTGGGTAGGGTAAAACACCTTGCCACTACCCAAATTTTAAAATATTTAAATTTGCTTATAAGGAGCTTGGCCTACTTCATAAAAGTTATTTCCCTCGCTATCAATAGCCACAATCGCTGGGAAATCCTCAACCGTGAGCCTTGCCACCGCCTCTGGACCAAGCTCAGGATAGGCCAAAACCTCGTATTTTTTGATACTTTGACTTATCAGCGCCCCAGCCCCGCCAATGGCCACCATATAAACACAGCCTGATTTTTTCATAGCTTCCACTACGGCTTCGCTGCGGTATCCTTTGCCTATCATGCCATTTATGCCGACTTCGTTTATCATGGTTGGAGTGTATTTATCCATCCTGCCACTTGTCGTAGGGCCTGCTGCACCGATAACATCTCCCGGCTTTGCTGGGCTTGGACCAAGATAATAAATCGTCTCGCCAGCTAAATTTACTGGTAAATTTTCACCCCTTGCTAGTGTTTCTGTAAGTGCCTTGTGAGCGGCATCGCGAGCTGCTATAATGGTGCCTGAGATAAGGACATTGTCGCCTGCTTTTAGACCTTTTACCACCTCTTTATCAAATGGTGCGATGATTTTTTTGATCTCTGACATAATATCTCCTTAAATTTCAGCTTCTGCATGGCGTGCTGCATGACAGTTGATATTTATAGCCACCGGAAGTCCTGCGATATGGGTTGGATACCATTCTATATTTACCTTTACAGCGGTGCTATCTCCACCTAGTCCTTGTGGGCCAACGCCAGTTTGACATGCCATTTGCAACAACTCATCTTCAAGCTGTGCGTATCTAGGATCTGCATTATGACTATCCGCATTTCTAGCAGCTGCATATTTCGCCATAAGAGCGGCTTTATCCATCGTACCACCTATGCCTACGCCTATCACGAGTGGCGGACAGGCATTTGGTCCAGCAAGTTTTACAGCCTCTAAAAAAACCTTCTTTACACCTTCCAAGCCATCGGCTGGCACGAGCATTTTTAGTATGGACTTGTTTTCACTTCCAAAGCCTTTTGGAGCGACTTTTATGTGAATTTTATCACCTTTTACCATACGTAAATTTATAACTGCTGGTGTGTTATTTTGAGTATTTTTACGCTCAAAAATCGGATCATTTACAACTGATTTTCTTAGATATCCGCCTACATAGCCCTCGGCAACTCCTGCATTTATGGCATCTTCGATAAAGCCACCCTCTATACGCACATCTTGTCCTAGATCTACAAACACAACCGCCATTCCAGTGTCTTGACATATCGGTGCTATGCGTTTTTGAGCTAGGTCTGCGTTTTGTAAAATTTTACCTATTATATCCTTGCCAAGTGGCGAACGCTCGCTGCTTTGAGCCTTGATAAAAGCCGCACGCATATCTGGCGTAACCACATAACAGGCTTCTTTGCACAGCTCACTCACGACTTGCGTAATCTGCGAAGCTTGAACTATTCTCATTTTACCTCCTTAAAATTTATCCTATTATATACCCCTAAAACAAAATTTAACTTAAATTTATGATATAATTTTATAAAAAAGGAAAACAAAATGAAACTAGCACAAGCACTTATACTTCGCGGGGATTTACAGATCAAAATTTCTGAGCTTTCGCGTAGGTTATCGCAAAATGCGACCATTCAAGAGGGCGAAAAGCCAGCCGAGGAGCCAGCGACACTGCTAGCAGAGCTTGAAAGCTGTTTAAATGAGTTTGAAAGCGTAGTCGCAAGGATAAATTTAACAAACGCAAAAAGCATTATAAACGGCACAAGCTTAACGCAAATGTTAGCTCAAAAAGAGCGTTTATCGCGTGAAATTTCCATCCTAAATGACTTTATCGCAGACGCTTCATCACTGACCAATCGCAGCACAAAAACAGAGATAAAGATACAAAGCTCCGCTGATGTCAAGACGCTACGAGCTAGATCAAACGAGCTAAGCCGTAAGCTAAGAGAGCTTGATATGCTTATCCAAGAGAGCAACTGGAGTATTGAGCTAGCATAGCTAAAACACGAAAGGTAACAAATTTAGCGAGTGTGACCCAGTGTCAGGGTGTGGCACAAATTTAACATAGCACTTTGGGCAGTGCAAGCTTACATTTAGCCCTTAAACTTACAAGCGCAATGTTACAACTCAAACTCTTACTACCACACACTAGAAATTTGCGAGGGCGGGAACGGGGTGTGTTTGAAACTTACAAAAGGGCTTAAATTTTAAAACCTGTAAAACTCATTTTAAAACCTTTTCTATCTCACTCCAGCCAAGCTCTCTTGCATACTCTTTTGCAGTTTTACCGCTTTTGCTTAAAGCATTTTTATCAGCTCCCAGCTCAAGCCAAAGCTTTACAAGTGTTGGGTTACCAGATATCGCAAACTCATGTAGCATCGTAAGTCCAGCCTCATTTAGCTCATCTATCTTGTCTAAATTTCGCCCAGCCACTTGCGGTATTCACTAGCGGAGTTTATACACGGTTAAATTTTGCGGACTTTGCTTTTGATCTACGACGACTAAGATATCGTTAAAATCACCAAACTCAAAGCCCCAAGCCTCATAATACTCCGCCCTTTCTTGCTCACTCATCTCACTTCTAATAGCTTGCGCGCTAAATGCCCTGTATGCCCTGCCCTGATAGCCAAACATCTAGTCGCTTATCTCATTAATTAGCACTCTAACGCTACCACCTTGTTTGACATTTGTAGGATCATTTATCAGCACACCCGTGATAAACTCCCCATCAAAATCAATCTCGCTCACCCACATATGCTCCCCACGCTCTTTACCATCTATCATCTGCGTAAAAGCACTTTCACGCAAACCGCATCAAGAGCAGGAACGATACGGCGATACTCCCAAAACAGCCCACGCCAAAAATACCCAAACATAGCACATGCCATTTCGTAGGCATCTTGCATCTTATCCTCGCCACTTTTTATATAAAACATCGGCATATCAACCACTTTATCATCAACTATATCTTTTGCTTACTGATTATTGTTTCAAAAAATGCCATTTTAACCCCTTTGATTGAAATTTAAAAGTATTATGTCGTTTTTTGAAAATTTTATAAAATTAAATGCAGAAATATAAAAGGTCGGAGAGCTCCGACCTAAGTTTAGTTACTCTTGTTCGCTCTCTTCGAGCTTTTTTCTAACTTTTACGCGTAAAATGCTAGCCCCATCCATCTTTCTGACCTCATAGTAGCATAGCTCATCTTCGACCCTGTCCCCGGCAACAGGCAGGCGACCTATTAGATTAAAGACATAGCCACCTATCGTAACTTGATCCGTCTCATCATCAAAACTTATACCAAGTAGCTCTTCAACACTCTCAAGATCATAGCGACCGTTAAATTCAAATATATTATCATTTATCTTTTTATACTGTTCGCTAGCATCATCATGCTCATCATTTAAATCGCCCAAAACCTCTTCTATGACATCTTCCATAGTTAAAATTCCAGCCGTTCCGCCATACTCATCAACAACAAGAGCAGCTGACTTTTGCTCTTTGTTCATTAGGGTAATAATCTTTGATATAGAAAGGCTTTCAGGGACGATTAAAAATTCACGCACAATGCCGTCAAAGCTTTTATTTTTATTTTCACCAAAGTGAATTTGCAATATATCTCGTATGTGTATCATACCCAAAACAACATCTTTGCTTCCATCCACATAAGGATAGCGTGTGTATTTTGACTCAAAAATCAGCTTTAAATTTTCTTCAAAACTCTTTTGTTTATTTATGCAAACCATATCACGGCGTGGTGTCATTATCTCTTTTGCGACCGTATCACTAAAATCGACCGCATTTTTAATAATCTCTGTCTCAAAGTCATCAAGCACTCCGCCCTTCAAGCTCTCGCCGACAATTATCTTTATCTCCTCTTCAGAGTGAGCAAGATCGCTCTCTTTAGCAGGTGCTATACCAAGCATTTTTAGCCCTATCGAAGCTAAAAAATCAAACATACGAATAACTGGCGAAAGAAGTACCCAGAAGATATGTAGCGGGCGGGCGATTTTAAGGACTGATTTTTCAGCTTTTGCTATCGCAACAGATTTTGGTATCAACTCACCTATAACAACATGAAGTAGCGTTATAATGGTAAATGCAATGGCAAATGAAACACTATGAACCACAATGGCATTTGCTCCAAAATGCTCAGCCAATGGCTCTTCAATGAGTCTTGCCACCGCTGGCTCGCCTATCCAACCAAGAGCCAGAGAGCTTAGCGTTATACCAAGCTGAGTGGCGCTAAGATAGGTATCAAGGCGGTTCGAGATATCATATGCAAGTTGTGAATTTGGGACTTTCTCTTTTATAAGCTCTTCAAGGCGCGACTTACGAACCTTTACGATAGCAAATTCAGAAAGAACAAAGAAGGCGTTTAATAAAACAAAAAATATCGCAAGTGCGATCATAAAAAGCGAGTTGTCGCTACTGGGGTGCAATTAAAATCCTTAAAGTTTAAAATTTAAACGCTCATTATATCATAAAAGCTAATTTTTTTAAAATTTTTGTTAAAATTGACGAAAAAATAAGGTAAAAATATGAAAATTTTACAACATTTACGCCAAAAACGCCCTCTTATTCATTGTATAACAAACTATGTAACTGTAAACGATGTCGCAAATGCATTGCTTTCGGTTGGTGCTTCGCCAGTGATGGCAGATGATGAGAGCGAAGTTGGTGAAATAACAGCTATCTCAAATGCCTTACTTATAAATATAGGAACACTAAATTCTCGCACTATATCATCTATGATAAAATCAGCAAAAAAAGCAAATGAGCTTAAGATACCTATAGTATTTGATCCAGTCGGGGTCGGTGCTAGCACACTTCGCAATGAGACAGCTTTTAGGCTTTTAGAGCAAGTAAATTTCACTCTTATTCGTGCAAATGCTTCTGAGATAAGCTTCTTAACTAGCAAAACCGGTGGAGCAAGGGGTGTTGATGCTAGCGAAAATGAGCTTGGAAAAGATATACTTGAGCATATAAATGCGGCTAAAATTTTAGCAAAAAAATATAACTGCGTAGTCGCTGTTTCTGGAAAAACTGACATTATAGTAGATGAAAAGCAGACAAAACTTTGCAATAACGGTAGTCCTATGATGGCAAATATAACTGGTAGCGGATGTATGCTGGGTGCAGTGATGGCAGCTTTTTTAGGCGCAAGTGATGATAAATTTGAAGCTGCACTAAAGGCAGTATGCACCTTTGGCATAAGTGGTGAAATGGCGGCCGAAAAAACCATCGCTAATAACGCAGCAAACGCTACCTTTAGAACAAATTTTATCGACGCACTAAGCTTTGTAGATGATGATATCCTAAATAAACGGGCAAAAATTTTAAGCCATTAGTGTGGTGGCTTAAATCCTTTTGCCAGTATCACTAGATATTTACAAGACCAGATAATAAGTCCAAGCGCTAGTAAAAATGCACTTAAATTGATAAAAAATATATAATCAAGCTCAAAATTTAGACTAACTCCTGCAAACAAACGCGCAAAAGACACAACCCCAACAAAAACAAATATAGTCGTAGCAAAGCCCGAAGCATGCGGAATTTGCCCTGAATGCCCAAGGGTAACACGAGTACCAAAGCCTATTAATATCGTCAAAAAGTATCCTATAGCAAAGGCATGCAATGCACTTTTTTCAAATACCAAGCCAAGATTTAAAATTTCATTTAAGCTGTCTAAAAATGAGATAAAAAATCCTATCGGTATCCAATACAAAGAGATATAAAGCACCCAAAGTATCGCTGGCGAGCTAAAAAGTGGAAGCCTCCAAATACAAAACTCCCTAGCAAAAAGTACAAAGAGCAAAAAGCTAGTTAAAAGTAAAAATTTTGCCCCAAAAAAACTAAGCCCCAAAACATGCAAAAACAGCAATACATATAAAATAGACATAAAAATTTTTGTGCGCTTTATGACATAACCTTGCACTTTAATCGATGTAAAAAATGGTATCATGCGCTGTGAAACCGCATAAACCACAACAAACAAAAATAGATAAAAACCCCCATATATCGCAAAAAACTCAGACCCTACGCCAAACTTAGCTAACAAAAACAAAGCATGAAACATTAGCCCGCTAGCAAGCCCGACTAACACCCAAAAAGTATCGTGTTTATCTTTTAAAAGTGACTTTTTGTGGATATTAAAAAGTAAGAAAAAGCTAAAAATTTGCGCTACCAAGTTTAAAATCATAAAAATTTTTGCATCAAAATCAAACAAGAAAGCCATCAAAATACCAGCAGTGCTAATAGCATAAGCAAAAAAATGACGCATATAAATGCGCGATGGTATCTGTGCTTGGACTAAGAATTTTGGAAAAACTACAAATAAAAAGCCAAGAAAAAACTGTATAAAAACGATAAAAACAAAGGCATATGCATGAAAGTCTATCACGCCATAGCCGATATTTAAAGCGCCCGTATAAACGCCAAGAAGCAAAAATGTAAAGGCGATGAGTCCAAGCATGCCACTTACAAAAAGTGGCTGGTGTGGTTGTGCACAAAACCGCTCATACCAAGTGGCAAATCGACCTTTAGATGGCATAGGTGTTGGTGAAAATTTTAGCACTTGGCTTTGTGGTGATTTTTGGCTAGAAAATATGGTATTTTGTCCTGATGGTTTAAACATATTTGCTCCGAAATTTATTTTATTTTGCCTTATTTTATCGTGAAAAATTTACTTTTACATTGATGAAGCACAAGAAATTTACATGGTTTTTAAGATGAAAATTTGTATAATTTACACTTTGGGTAGATGTCCGAGTGGTTTAAGGAGCACGCCTGGAACGCGTGTGTGGGGCAACTCACCGAGAGTTCGAATCTCTCTCTATCCGCCACTAACTTTTTTTCTCCGTTTTATTTTTTTCTAAAAATTTCTAAATAACTCATATTAAGGACCAAAAATGACAACCATAGGCACAAAAAAAGAAGATAAATACCACCTATAACTTGATAAACAAGCAAAGATTACTAAACTACTTTTGCTCTTTTTGCAAAATGTCAATCTTATAAAAACTGGGTTAAATTTTCTAACCACTAAACCATATTATCTATAGCCATTTTCTTCAAGCTTTTGCATAAGATGCAAAACATCTATGCCTCGCTCTTGTTCGCGCTTTAAAAGCTCTCTTTCGTAGATAAATTTATCATCCTTGTTTATATCATAGTCCTGATTGTTTTTACTTTGTGATTGAATGGGCGTAAAGTTATCATCTGTATTATATTCTTCTTGCGCTACATTGTAAGCATCTAAGGTTTTTATCGCTATTTCATTTAAAATATCTCCAATATTTTTGTCATTTTCAAAGCCATTTTTCAAAAAATCTAAAAATTGCTGTTTGCTTTGTTCATTTTCATATATTACTCTATTTTGGGGAGTTTGATTAAAAAACATAACTCTTTTATTAGCTGATGTTTGGGTTATAAGCAAAGAGTCGTCTTCTAAAGATATTTTAACATTAGCGCGATCGCCTAAAATTTTTTCGACCGCATATTCTAACCACTTATTTTTAAATTCTTTAACATCCATATCCGCATCAAGAAGCTTTGAAGCATCTCTTGAAACTAGCGAAATGCCAAGTCCTGTGCCTATAGTGCCAAGTTTTATATCAAATTTATCAATAAGCTCATCTACTTTAAACACTTGTCCTGCATAACCAAATTCATAGTCCAAGCTCAGAGCTTTTGTGCTATCTATAAACCTTTTTAGACTATCAGACTCATTTTTACTTATAGAGGTATCAAGACCATTTATCTTACCCCACATGCTTATTTTATCGTCTTTTGTGTATCCGCTTAGTGAAAATATCCTACGGACATTTAAAGATTCGTTGTCATCTAGCTTTAACTCTTTTCGCCAATTCTCGTTAAATTTATTGAAGTCCATTTTAATATCAAGCGTTTTAGCAGTCTTAATCTCTGATAAATTGTTAAGATTATTGCTTAGCTTGCGATAACCAAAATTTCTACCCGAACTCAATCCATTTAAGCTGTTTAACATGTACTTCTCTCTTATATTGTTTTTTACAAATTTTTATATATCTAAAGTATCTTATATCACATATCGACAAATTTTAGAATTTGTTTATAAAAAATAAATTTATTCTCATTTTAAGGTCAAAAAATTAAGTTTAAAAGACTTATTTTGATTTTAATATCTATCACAGCTTTAAATAATATAATACGCAAATTTTTACAAAAAGGATTTTACATGAAGTCACTAAGGATTAAGATTATAGCTGGGCTGGTAGTGC harbors:
- a CDS encoding hemolysin family protein, with translation MIALAIFFVLLNAFFVLSEFAIVKVRKSRLEELIKEKVPNSQLAYDISNRLDTYLSATQLGITLSSLALGWIGEPAVARLIEEPLAEHFGANAIVVHSVSFAIAFTIITLLHVVIGELIPKSVAIAKAEKSVLKIARPLHIFWVLLSPVIRMFDFLASIGLKMLGIAPAKESDLAHSEEEIKIIVGESLKGGVLDDFETEIIKNAVDFSDTVAKEIMTPRRDMVCINKQKSFEENLKLIFESKYTRYPYVDGSKDVVLGMIHIRDILQIHFGENKNKSFDGIVREFLIVPESLSISKIITLMNKEQKSAALVVDEYGGTAGILTMEDVIEEVLGDLNDEHDDASEQYKKINDNIFEFNGRYDLESVEELLGISFDDETDQVTIGGYVFNLIGRLPVAGDRVEDELCYYEVRKMDGASILRVKVRKKLEESEQE
- the thiM gene encoding hydroxyethylthiazole kinase; its protein translation is MKILQHLRQKRPLIHCITNYVTVNDVANALLSVGASPVMADDESEVGEITAISNALLINIGTLNSRTISSMIKSAKKANELKIPIVFDPVGVGASTLRNETAFRLLEQVNFTLIRANASEISFLTSKTGGARGVDASENELGKDILEHINAAKILAKKYNCVVAVSGKTDIIVDEKQTKLCNNGSPMMANITGSGCMLGAVMAAFLGASDDKFEAALKAVCTFGISGEMAAEKTIANNAANATFRTNFIDALSFVDDDILNKRAKILSH
- a CDS encoding NnrS family protein, producing MFKPSGQNTIFSSQKSPQSQVLKFSPTPMPSKGRFATWYERFCAQPHQPLFVSGMLGLIAFTFLLLGVYTGALNIGYGVIDFHAYAFVFIVFIQFFLGFLFVVFPKFLVQAQIPSRIYMRHFFAYAISTAGILMAFLFDFDAKIFMILNLVAQIFSFFLLFNIHKKSLLKDKHDTFWVLVGLASGLMFHALFLLAKFGVGSEFFAIYGGFYLFLFVVVYAVSQRMIPFFTSIKVQGYVIKRTKIFMSILYVLLFLHVLGLSFFGAKFLLLTSFLLFVLFAREFCIWRLPLFSSPAILWVLYISLYWIPIGFFISFLDSLNEILNLGLVFEKSALHAFAIGYFLTILIGFGTRVTLGHSGQIPHASGFATTIFVFVGVVSFARLFAGVSLNFELDYIFFINLSAFLLALGLIIWSCKYLVILAKGFKPPH